AAGCTGCAGTTAGCCGGTCGTTGTACTCGGTTTCCAGCCGCCATGTCAGCAAGCCACGGAGACGGGCCGCGCGTTCGCGAAGAACGGTCGCTTCCGGAGTGTCAGAGTCGCCGATCTGCTTCTCGATCAGCGCAATGCTATCGCCGTCGCTGCGCTCATCCGCGGTGGCGAGGTAATCCGGGCGGGGTGATGTCAGAATTGTCTGCAGCCTCTCACTCAAATGCTTACGCTGGGCTCGACGAAGCCGGATCCTGGAGTCCAATTCCTGGAACTTCGCATCGACTTCCGGTAGCAGCGGCTTGTAGTTCTCTCCGCGTAGCCCGATGAGATCGACGAATGCTTCCAGGCTTGTCTGCCAACCCGTGAGCTTCGACCGCAATTCTTCAAGATCGAGATAGTTGTGCAAAGCCGTCTGGAAGTCATGAGAGGCCATGAGTTCCATCAGGTAGTAGGTTTCCGGTGCATCCGGCAGGGTGCGCAGCTTGATCACCCAGTTCTCGTCCTGTCGCGTCTCTTCGCGGATGAGGGCCTTTAGAAATCGTCCTTCTCTTATGCTGCCGATGGACGCATCAACTCTCTTGATCTGGCCGCTATACGATTCGAGCGCACTGCCGTAGGTAAGTGCGGCGCGGCCGTACAAGTTCAGGTCCGCGTACGCGTGCGGAACCGTAAGCATCGCTTCCTGGACCGCAACGTCGGTCGGTTCGCGACTCGCCAGAAGGTTCCACGGAACGAGTGCTCGATCATGATGCTGAGCCGTGGTCTCGGCCCACCCTGCCCGCAAAAGCGCTTGGTTGGAAAATGGCCCGTCGAGTCGGACCCGATCCAGTGACTGTTTTGCACCGTCGAAGTTGCCCGATTCGAACAAGATCGTGCCAAGCACCAAGTTGGCCTTGTCGCGAATGGCGAGAGCGGCCGCGCCAGTAGCTGGCAACTGCCCTGTTCTATCCAGTTGTTCAATCGCTTCTTTTTGCCGGCCATCCTGCAACAGCGCGATACCCAGGTTGTAGCCAACGAAACCGTCAACGCCCTGGCTCGTTTGCAGGCGCTGCAGCACCTTCACTGCTTCGCTCGGCCGCCCCGTTGCCATGTAGATGTTGGCACGCAGAAATTCGATATCGCTCTTGATGTTTTCGGGGATATTGCCGCTGATTCGCTCCAGCGCGTGCTGGGCATCGTCGAGCTGGCCTTTCTGAAAATGAATTCGAGCGAGCCGGAATGCCGCCTCGTTTCGCACCGATTCATCTACTGCGCCCTCTAGAACCGCCTTGATCGCTCGCCCCGCCCGGTGGTGCATGCGGTAGTTGAGTTCAAAGTCGCCAACGTCGAACTCCGCGTCGTTGACGTGGTAATGCAGAGTGTCGAGTTTGGGCTGATCAAGACCGCGATACATGGCCAATTCCGTATCGAGCCGCTGGAGTGCATCGAAGTACTGTCCCTGATAGGCGTGATAAAGCGCCTCCCCGAAATAGAGATCCTTCAGGTCGCCCGCAGTGGCTGGGCAAACCGCAATTCCCAAGGCCAGGCAGAGGCCGATGATCCAGTGTGTCTTTCGCATGGATTACCATTCCCCAAGCGTGATGGGCGAGTTGCCGGAACTCGGTCCTCCCAGCGTCAATCCCACCAGCTTTGGCTTCACTTCTTTGCGGAAGGTAAATGTTTGCGTACGGCTGAAGTCGTCCCCGCCCTGGAGTTTGCCATCCATGAGCACTTCCAGCTTGTGGTCTCCAGTAGCGACGTTGCCCACGTAGATCCTTTGCACTCCGCCCTTCCGCAGCGCCTCGAGTTCCTTCGCGCTATAGATATGGTGCGCGACCAGTTGGCCGTCGACCTGAAGCCTCACGCTATCCAGGCGCATCTGGTCACCTTTGCTTACAGCGACGAAGATCGCGACTTGTGTTCCTGACGGATAGAGCAGCTTCTCCTCAAGCCGGCTTAACTCCTGCGAAATATTGAGGACGTCTGACTTGATCTCTTGTACCTGTTCGTCGAGGCCCCTCATCTGCTGTTGATCGGAAGACGGACCTTTGTCGTCTCCCGGCATGGGGGCCGAATTCAATTCCGTCAGGAACAGAAACGGCAACGCCAGGATCAAAGCTCTCACCACCAATGAACGTGCACTATTTCTCATCTCGTGTTTTCCCCATGCTGCCGTGCAGATTGGAACGCCGGGTAGTTTTAAGCAGACTGGAGTTGGCAACAAGAGTACGCGGGGCCAGAGACCTCGCTACATCCGGGCCTTGATACCTTCGCGAGACGTACGAATTCGCAAACGTACACGGACCTCATGGGCACGACCGAAGGTAAGTAGCTGGCACGAATGATGACAGAAGTACGGTTCCTCTGGACTGGCTGGCCAGTGCGCCTTCTCGGTTGCCCTTTGGTCATGCTGCTATTTTTCCCCTCGGGCAATAACCTAACGCCGATGTCGATAGACCAGGTGATGCATGGATTGTCCTAAGTGCGGAAATCGAATCAGCACATATAGTCGTAAATGCGGTCTTTGCCTCGCGACGATTCCGCCCGCGCAGTACTTACTGGAAGAATCCGGAGTAGTGGAGCGTGCTGCTCCCGTCATTGCCGAAGAACGCCGATTCGACCGCACGGCCCCCCGGACCGCCAGATTGGGCGACCGACTGATCGCCGCTGCGCTCGACACCGTGATTGTGCTCGCCGCCATATCGTTGATCTGCGCTTGGACTTTCAGAAAGTGGGGCTTCACCAACGCGGACGGCCTTCACCTCACAGCCGCGTCACTCCTGGCTGCAGGCGCGCTAGGTATCACCTTTTCATTCGCCTATCTCTGGCTCTTTGAGGCGAGTGCCGGTGCCACTCTGGGCAAGATCATCGTCGGCATCCGTATTGCTCGCACTGCTGCTCATAGCTGCGTGGCCGCGTCTGCAATTCGTAACGCACTACGCCTCGTGGATGGAATTGGGTTCTACCTGGTAGGCGCTGTTTTCGCAGGATGTTCTCGGCTGCGTCAGCGGCTCGGGGACATTCTCGCGGGCACCATCGTTGTTGAAGCGAAATTCACTCCCATCGCCAAAGCGGCTGCCGTGGTGTTGTGGCTAAGTGCGCTTAGCGGCGCAGCCTGGGGATTGCCTCGAATTTGGTCGGCCACAGAAC
The sequence above is a segment of the Terriglobales bacterium genome. Coding sequences within it:
- a CDS encoding tetratricopeptide repeat protein codes for the protein MRKTHWIIGLCLALGIAVCPATAGDLKDLYFGEALYHAYQGQYFDALQRLDTELAMYRGLDQPKLDTLHYHVNDAEFDVGDFELNYRMHHRAGRAIKAVLEGAVDESVRNEAAFRLARIHFQKGQLDDAQHALERISGNIPENIKSDIEFLRANIYMATGRPSEAVKVLQRLQTSQGVDGFVGYNLGIALLQDGRQKEAIEQLDRTGQLPATGAAALAIRDKANLVLGTILFESGNFDGAKQSLDRVRLDGPFSNQALLRAGWAETTAQHHDRALVPWNLLASREPTDVAVQEAMLTVPHAYADLNLYGRAALTYGSALESYSGQIKRVDASIGSIREGRFLKALIREETRQDENWVIKLRTLPDAPETYYLMELMASHDFQTALHNYLDLEELRSKLTGWQTSLEAFVDLIGLRGENYKPLLPEVDAKFQELDSRIRLRRAQRKHLSERLQTILTSPRPDYLATADERSDGDSIALIEKQIGDSDTPEATVLRERAARLRGLLTWRLETEYNDRLTAAYEHLDELNAQMKALDRQYESFVRTRQAATQSYVGYDTQIGQLRNRVNDSLQRVDLLMARQGHMIEVVAINQLEARRKRLVAQQTEARYGVAASYDRAARAQSDAGGR
- a CDS encoding RDD family protein — protein: MDCPKCGNRISTYSRKCGLCLATIPPAQYLLEESGVVERAAPVIAEERRFDRTAPRTARLGDRLIAAALDTVIVLAAISLICAWTFRKWGFTNADGLHLTAASLLAAGALGITFSFAYLWLFEASAGATLGKIIVGIRIARTAAHSCVAASAIRNALRLVDGIGFYLVGAVFAGCSRLRQRLGDILAGTIVVEAKFTPIAKAAAVVLWLSALSGAAWGLPRIWSATEQSSQPPRYLGSTVVQLGYTADSAYVSSYRLRVDFRRQSATPTDVTAVDSSLR